The Candidatus Bathyarchaeota archaeon region AGGTTATGATCCGTCAAAAATCAATTTTGTGCCCACTTCGGGGTGGACTGGAGACAACTTAACGAAACCAAGCGATAAAATGCCTTGGTACAAAGGACCCACACTTTATGAGGCGTTAGACACTCTGCAGATGCCTCCAAAGCCAATTGACAAGCCATTGCGTTTGCCAATCCAAGACGTCTACTCTATTCAGGGAGTAGGAACGGTGCCAGTTGGAAGAGTGGAGACTGGTGTACTTAAGGAGGGCGATACAGTGATCTTTATGCCGTCAGGTAAGACAGGTGAAGTAAAATCTATTGAGACCCATTACGTGAGAATACCGAGGGCAGAGCCTGGAGATAACATAGGTTTCAACGTTAGAGGTATTGCGAAGAACGAGATAAAAAGAGGTGATGTATGCGGGCATGTTAGCAACCCACCGACTGTAGCGAAGGAGTTTATCGGGCAGATAATAGTCATACATCACCCCACTGCAATTGCTGCAGGATATACACCTGTCCTTCATGCACATACAGCGCAGGTTGCATGCAGATTTGCAGAGCTAATCAGAAAAATTGATCCTAGAACAGGTCAGACGATCGAGGAAAAACCATCATTCTTGAAGACTGGTGACAGCGCATTAGTAAGGTTTGAGCCTCTACGCCCATTGCCAATAGAGGTCTACACAGATTTTCCAGAACTAGGCCGCTT contains the following coding sequences:
- the tuf gene encoding translation elongation factor EF-1 subunit alpha, which translates into the protein MSKPEKPHLNLVIIGHVDHGKSTTMGHLLYQAGVVDERTVKTYEEEAKRMGKETFKFAWILDNLKEERERGLTIDLRFLKFETPKYFFTIIDAPGHRDFVKNMITGASQADAAVLFISAKRGEFEAGIGPGGQTREHAFLAFTLGVRQIVVAINKMDDPSVNWSKERYEEVKNEVSRMLRLVGYDPSKINFVPTSGWTGDNLTKPSDKMPWYKGPTLYEALDTLQMPPKPIDKPLRLPIQDVYSIQGVGTVPVGRVETGVLKEGDTVIFMPSGKTGEVKSIETHYVRIPRAEPGDNIGFNVRGIAKNEIKRGDVCGHVSNPPTVAKEFIGQIIVIHHPTAIAAGYTPVLHAHTAQVACRFAELIRKIDPRTGQTIEEKPSFLKTGDSALVRFEPLRPLPIEVYTDFPELGRFAIRDMGTTIAAGVVREITKKM